Below is a genomic region from Gillisia sp. Hel_I_86.
TGGGGTATTAAACATTTTAAAAAAACAATCAAATTAATTTAAGACTTTGAAAATGCAAGTATTTACTGTTTTTGCAAAAAACACATAACCCTTAGAAATCAAAAAAATATAAATTTCGCTTTTCTGAATTTCATCAATTGATTTCATTTCCAGTAATTCTATTAAAATAATTAAAGGTTTATATTTTATCCAATTATTGGATTTCAAAACATGTAAATCTAAACCTTCAACATCTATATTCATGAAGTCAATTTGCTTTTCTTCTGAATTGTATTTATCTAATACATCTACTAAAGGAAATACCTTTAATTCTTTTTTCGCAATAACTTTATAATTAGTATCTAATTGATACCTATCAGCATTTAATGTATCAAAAGTATTAAGGGCTGGTTCATTAAAAATATGAAATGTCAATATTTCTTCTTTATCTGAAACTGCAATTTCAACATTAATATCTCCAGGCCTTAATTCTTTAAATTTAACCATACTACCAGGCATGGCATCAATATTAATCCCTCTCCACCCCATCTTATAAAATAAATAGGTATTAGAAAACCTTTGAGGATGATGGGCTCCAACATCTATATAAAATCCTGTTTTTTGGCCTTCAAATATTCTTTTTAAAATTAAATCTTCTCCTTCCTGTGAATATGATAGAGTTGAAAAAGAGTCCAATTCTCTAACTTGATTTTTTATAGGCTCCTGATACATTTTTAGGATCTTAATTGGAGTTATTTTAAAAATAAATTTTTTCAATTCACTAAATCCCATTCCCCTTTTATTAGAAGTTTCGACTTACCATTAAAACCAAGATTTCCTGTTTTGTAAAAATCACCTTTTATAACAATAAATTTACCTAATGGTTCTTTTGGCCAATCTGATTCTATTTTATCACATTCAATTCGTCCTTTTACAATATATGCTCCTTCATTTAAAGCTAATTCTGGAATAACACATTTGATTGTATATTCACCATCTTCAGTTACTTGTATAGTTTTGTTTTGGTAAGAATTATAAAGAACTGTTATTAATTCATCATCCAGGGTATGAATAGAAAATCCTAAGTCAATATTTGAAATATTAGTGAGATTCCTCACATCAATTTTAAAAGAAAATTTAATTGTATCTCCATTTAATACATTTTCAATTATTTGCCCATTTCTATGCTCAATTTGAAAGCTTCGAAATTTTACTATACCCGTGCCACTCCGGTCTCTAATTGAACTAAGATCCTTTTGAATTATTTGCTTTTCATCTGAAAGATAACAATTGATCGCATTTTCAGTTTCCCCATCAAATACAGATGTTCCGTTTTCTAATACTATACCACGGTCACACAAACTTTTTACACTAGCCATATTATGGCTTACAAACAGCACTGTTCTCCCTTCTCCATGAGATAAGTCCTGCATTTTACCAATCGCTTTTTTTTGGAACTCGGCATCTCCAACCGCCAAGACCTCATCTACCACCAAAATCTCGGGTTCTAGGTGCGCGGCGACAGCGAAACCAAGACGCACCGTCATCCCACTGCTATATCTTTTTACCGGGGTATCTATATACATCTCGCAGCCCGAAAAATCTATGATTTCGTCTAGTTTTCTTTTAATCTCTGTTTTAGTCATCCCGAGAACCGCACCATTCATAAAAATATTCTCCCGCCCGGTGAGCTCCCCGTGAAATCCCGTTCCAACCTCTAATAAAGAAGCAATCCTTCCCTTGGTTTTTATATAACCTGTGGTAGGAGAAGTTACGCGGGATAAAATTTTAAGCAAAGTGGTTTTTCCTGCCCCATTTTTACCTATTATTCCCAATACCTCCCCTGTCTTTACTTCAAAATTTATATCCCGTAAAGCCCAAATGTAATCTTCAGTCGCCTTTGAGCTCCTATCATTAACCGCACCTATTTTGAGATATGGATCTTCCTTACCTCTTACGCCGTGCCACCAACGATTAAGATCATGGCTGAGTGTTCCCGTACCAACCTTACCAAGCCGGTATTGTTTGGAGATATTTTCAGCTTTTAAAATTATGCTCACTAAATTTATTTTTTTTTAGTTAAAAGACCAATTATTTTTGGGAAGATACAAAAATCCCCCTTTTCTTTTCTTTGACGAGAAGGAGTTGTGAGTTAGAAAACTTGCTTAGTAGTACAATGATTTTTGTAAATTATTAATTGGCTTCTTGTAAACTTTTTGTTAATTGAATCCGGCAATAATCTTTCGTTTTTCAAGGCCCAGCGCTTGAATTTATTTTTTCTTTCTCCCCAGCCAAACAACCGGCTAAACCTCTCCAAGGTTCCCACAGGAATTATTTCCACTTCCTTAAAAAATTCTTCCCCCGCTTTTTCCCAATGTTTGGAATTAAAACTTCTATCTGGATGAGGATCTTCTTCTTTCCATCTAGCAAAAGCTGTTTTATTGAATTTAGAAGGCCTGCCCCCAATGGGAACATGCCAACGGATCTCATCCAAGATCTTTGAATTAACCGCGGGTTCAAAAAAGCGGGCTTCCCCCTCGGGCTTTAACAGCCTGGCAGTCTCCTTCAAAAATAATTTCTCTACTGGGATCGTTAAATGATGTAAAAAGGCTTTTCCTATCACAAAATCAAAGCTATGAGATGACAGTTTGTTTTCCAAAAAATCTCCATCTACAAATTGGATTGGAAATTTAAAAGTAAAATTATCGTTTACCTGTTTTATAATTTCGCCACTTGCCGATGCGATGTCATTGGCATACACCTCGGCACCCAAAGCAGCCATTACTGCCGCATTGGTACAATCGCCACAGCCCATCTCCAATACTTTCTTCCCTTTTATTTTCTCCCGAAAATTGTTTTGATAAAGACCAAACCAACTGGTTTCGGTAGTGGTCGCAGCGTCGAGAAATTTATCGAGGTTATTTATCCAATGAAGGATATTGCTGATAGGATAATTGGCATACAATGTTTCGTAGTGTGCCTTATTTTTTTCCTGATTTAGATCTTTCTCTTCCATTAATTACTTAAATCAGCAAGGTATAATTTTAATTTTTCTTCCCTCTTCACTTTTGACTTTTGACTTTTCACTCCTCACTCCTCACTCTTCTC
It encodes:
- a CDS encoding ABC transporter ATP-binding protein, encoding MSIILKAENISKQYRLGKVGTGTLSHDLNRWWHGVRGKEDPYLKIGAVNDRSSKATEDYIWALRDINFEVKTGEVLGIIGKNGAGKTTLLKILSRVTSPTTGYIKTKGRIASLLEVGTGFHGELTGRENIFMNGAVLGMTKTEIKRKLDEIIDFSGCEMYIDTPVKRYSSGMTVRLGFAVAAHLEPEILVVDEVLAVGDAEFQKKAIGKMQDLSHGEGRTVLFVSHNMASVKSLCDRGIVLENGTSVFDGETENAINCYLSDEKQIIQKDLSSIRDRSGTGIVKFRSFQIEHRNGQIIENVLNGDTIKFSFKIDVRNLTNISNIDLGFSIHTLDDELITVLYNSYQNKTIQVTEDGEYTIKCVIPELALNEGAYIVKGRIECDKIESDWPKEPLGKFIVIKGDFYKTGNLGFNGKSKLLIKGEWDLVN
- a CDS encoding class I SAM-dependent methyltransferase; amino-acid sequence: MEEKDLNQEKNKAHYETLYANYPISNILHWINNLDKFLDAATTTETSWFGLYQNNFREKIKGKKVLEMGCGDCTNAAVMAALGAEVYANDIASASGEIIKQVNDNFTFKFPIQFVDGDFLENKLSSHSFDFVIGKAFLHHLTIPVEKLFLKETARLLKPEGEARFFEPAVNSKILDEIRWHVPIGGRPSKFNKTAFARWKEEDPHPDRSFNSKHWEKAGEEFFKEVEIIPVGTLERFSRLFGWGERKNKFKRWALKNERLLPDSINKKFTRSQLIIYKNHCTTKQVF
- a CDS encoding FkbM family methyltransferase, with product MGFSELKKFIFKITPIKILKMYQEPIKNQVRELDSFSTLSYSQEGEDLILKRIFEGQKTGFYIDVGAHHPQRFSNTYLFYKMGWRGINIDAMPGSMVKFKELRPGDINVEIAVSDKEEILTFHIFNEPALNTFDTLNADRYQLDTNYKVIAKKELKVFPLVDVLDKYNSEEKQIDFMNIDVEGLDLHVLKSNNWIKYKPLIILIELLEMKSIDEIQKSEIYIFLISKGYVFFAKTVNTCIFKVLN